In Callospermophilus lateralis isolate mCalLat2 chromosome 15, mCalLat2.hap1, whole genome shotgun sequence, the genomic stretch TCCCTCCACTCTGTCTCTTCCTCCTCTTATCCTCGCTGTCCTTGTTTAGGTGTCCCTCATTTCTGCTTGGGTTTCTTCATCAAAGTGACACAACACCTAGATTGTGTCTGAATAACTGGAGATAAGAGCCTCACAATAGCCTCTCCATGTTAACATATAAAATTGACATAGGCCCAGCATTTACCCCAATGGCCGTCTCTGTTCAATACATGTTTGTGAAGTGATATGGCTCACGCCTAGCTCAGTATCATCATTTTCGCAGACAAATCTTGGTGTCTGGCCACAACCAGTCCATGGTGAGAAAGTAGTTATCAGTACCTGTTGTGAGGACTGTGGTCATACCAGACTGTGACCATTCCATCTGAAGGTCATACCAGAAAGGCAGGATTCTGGGCCCCAGTCTAACCAAGAAGGCAAAACACAGCCAGATGAGTGCTAGACAACCAACTGGTAGCTTCTAAATCAGCAAGTGACTTTTATCTTGTAATATTTTTTCCTCAGGTTCATCTTTGTCTTGATGTTGACAACAGCTCCTCAGACGAGTAAATGTCTCCGACTGTCCTGTGTCTGGGCTGTAGGTTGAATCATCCTCAGACATTAAGTCTCTCCCTGCTCAGGAACCACGAGAGCTCTCATGAGTTGCCAAGTCAAGTCTAAACTCCTTTGTCTGTGCTCTGTGCTCTGACCCCTCCCTAGGGACATGACAGCCATCTTAATATTTTTGAAGGGCTGTCAGAGAGAAGAAGGATTACTCTGCTTCTGCACTGCCCCGGCAGGCAGAAGGTGCCATCAGAGATGGAAATTACAGACACTCTTAAGTGCCTCAATTTATAAAGAAACATTCTCCTTGATTTTAAGTGTGTGAAGTGAAGGTGGGTGGCaggggtggtgatggtgatgggggTGTCAGGTTGTGTTTATGGGGCTCTGACAATGCTTGAAATACCGTACAGCTCCTGTGAGACGTGTTCTCCATGAATAGTCTAAAGTAGTAGGAAATAGCACGATAATGCACGACCAGTCTAAACGTCTTGTGTGAAGTTTCTGACAGTTTAGACAGACCTAGCAAGTCTCCTAAATTAATGAATGAAGATAACAGAAGGAAGGACTTTGATCTTGGAGAAAATAGGTGTTTGTGTTTAATGCCTCACCATTAGGTGGCAGGTTGGGGTTGGAGAGGCTACGGCCTCCTTATATAAAGTCCTTTGGGCCATGATGAAGAATTTGGCTCTTTTCCCCAAGGCAACAGAAGCAGGCTAGTGGCATGAGCCCCGAGTAAAGCAGGACTCCATGGACTTTCTAAGAGATGGTAGCAATGATGTAGATGGCCTTACATAACAGTGGGTTCCCAAACGCTGGAGCAGGGGCTGGTGAACCTGTCAGGGTTGCTATAGAATCGAAGCAGGGCTCCAGAAAGCATGGGAAGCCAGATGACATTTAAGGTGTCTCCCAGCCCTGACATTCTCATTGGCCAGGCTCAGCCCCACCAACCTATTACCTGTATCCTGGTCTCAGGTAAGATCTCTTCAGCCAAATCATCTCCCTACTCTGAACCTTTTGTCTAAATTTAATACTCTTCTTTGATTATTCAGATCCTACCTACCACAGCAATGTGTCTgataataaattattataaaggTGCACCAGGGAATTTGAGAGAATAATGTATCATCAAACATTCATATCATGGGATGTGGTATGGCCATTTACAATTAAAGTGGTAGAAGGAAATTTAGCAATGTGGAAAGATGAACACCACAGTTTATTATGTGAAAAAAGCAGGTTACAGTGAGAtcttatttttgaaaattaacaGAAAGTACTTATGCATAAAAATACCAGATGATGTGTACATCAAAAATGTCCTGTctaggctgaggatatggctcagtggtagagcacttgtctaataTGTGcaagttcctgggttcaatctcaaaaaaaaaaaaaatctgcaatctgcaaaaaaaaaagtcatattctCTGGGTGATGGGGTTGGAAGTGTTTTCTTTTCATCTATATTTTCTGAAATTTTGTAAAATTAACATGATTCAACTTTACTTTTGCAAAGGTATTTTTTATTCTGCTATTCATCAAAATCACCCTCTTCTCTGTTCATCTGATCTACACTTTTCCTTTTCTGTCTCTAAAATTCATTGTTGTTTCTGTATAATCCAGCATACAGCCAGGTACTGTCTTGTGTTGTTATGAGATTGTTTCATTCACTAAAAAGAGCTTTCTCCTGGGAAACCGTAagttattttctcattttctttaaatTGGCCCTCTTCCAAAAGCTGGTATCTTGGTACTGGATCCTCAAGGTAACAACAAGCTACCTGGCTTTCTGGAAAGGCTCTGGCTCTAGGAGGCCACCAAACACCCACAGCTCTCCTGGGTATGGTGAGCCCCCACAAAGTGACCCAGGTATCCAGTCACTGGCACTCTAGACTGCAGCCCTGTCAAGTGTTCTGCATCTATCTCCTCTAATGACTTGGACTAAGAGACCTGCAGAACCTAATGCCTCCTCCTTCCTCACCCCCATTCCAAACTAGATGTCCTCTGGTGGCTAGAGCATAATTGGAGGTTGGAAGGTCACTCTGGAGTCTTTTCTCATTTGTGAGCAGGGGTAGGGCTGAgtgggtatttatttatttagtactgtAAATTTAATCTAggggggctttaccactgagcttcatccccagccttttttttttttttttttttttgagacagtctcactaaggcgcatagggccttgctaaattgtggggactggccttgaacttttgatcctcctgcctcagcttcctgagttgctaggattacaggtgtgaactaCTGTGCAGAGCCTGAGGGGGTCTTCAACAGCTACCATTCTTTCAAAAATTACCCCAtgctaggcacagtggtacatgcctgtaatcccagaggctcgggaggctgaggcagaaggatctcaagttcaaagctaccctcaacaatttagcgaggccctaagcaactcagtgagaccctgtatctaataaaatacaaaaaaggctggggatgtggcttattgattcagtgcccctgggtttaatccctagtacaaaaaaaaaaaaaaatttctccccATCCTCCTTTTGAAAAATGAACTTTATTGCCATGGTGCCTATTTTGTGCTGGATACTAAGCCAAACAGTAGTTCTGTGAAGTCGACTGCAAGAACATGGTCTGGAGAAtcatcctttgttctcctgcctagTCCACACCCGGAGGCAGCTTCCCACTTACATTTTTTACTTGCAGACCCTTTGAAATTGCCTCTACAGTGgtatcacacttttttttttttttctccacaggGATCCAAACTCCAGTATCACCGTTCAACATTATTAACGTCTTTCCTTTCCATCACCAAATCAGATGGGCAGCCTAGCTTACTGGAATAAAGTTGAGAATAGAAGCCCCTGCAGTTTccttgacacttttttttttttttaagtgctttcAGACATGATTCTCCATAGATACTTGAAGGGCTGTCAGATGGAAGGAGGACAAGATTTATTCTGTAACCAAATCCTATTGCTCCTACAACCCTAACACGGCTCCAGTCTCCTTGCCAGTCCTGGCCCAGACCACCATGCAGTTGCCTGGATTAGTGCAGCAGCCTCTTAACCTGCCTGCCCAGTCTTGCTCCTCTAATCCTTTCTCCAGAGAGCCTAAGTGATCTGTTTAAATGGCAAATCTGATCACACCCTGCCTCTGCTTAAACCCCTGTAATGCTTCTGCATTGCCTTCAGGATAAAccctgaactccttagcattgctTTAAGACCCAGCACCTGCTTAGCTGTCTTGCTGCAAGCCTTGCCCACATTGTTTCAGTCTTACTGAACCACTTGCCCACAGAACCTCGAACACTTCTTATTGTCCCACTTCTAGGTCGTTTACTAGAAcatctctcctcccctcttcatcTCATTGGATGTCACCAGAAATGTCACCTCTTCCAAAAGCTGTCACCCAAGGCTGGGTTAGTATCCCCCTCTAAGTGTGTCCTAGGTCTATCCCATCATTTGTCTCATCGTTTGATCTTATAACTGCCTGTTTACatgtatctttcttttttcttttagtttcccTTTTCCACCTAtgggcatttctttttttaaaaattttttaatattaatttttttttagttttcggcgaacacaacatctttgtttgtatgtggtgctgaggaccaaacccaggccgcacgcatgccaggcgagcgcgctaccacttgagccacatccccacccgatACATGTATCTTTCTTTCCAGACAATAAGCTCCCTGGGGGCCAGGATTGCTTTATTTATCATTGTATCCCCAACTCTAGTACCTGACCCAAAGACCCTCAGTAGTTACTGAATGAGTGAGCAGATGACATAACAAGGAGGATAGGTGGGAGTTTCAGGGGCTAGATGCCTGTTCTGTGTCCTGAAGAACTTGCTAGTAACTATGGTAGCCAGAAAAGGGACAGCCTGACTCACGTAACTGTGAAAGCCCCACTTCTGAAGGTCTCCAGGAAGAGCCCTGGTGGACATCAGCAGGAAGCTTCTTCAGTAACCTGCATGTTGGGGATCACGCCTCAGCTCACTTCCTATCTTCCACAGTTGGGTTCAATTctggggccaaaaaaaaaaaaaaaaaatggccagggCCTCTGTTCTACATTTACTGTGAGGTCTCAGGGAAGTCACAGCTTTTCAGTGCTTCCATCCCATAATGCAGACATGACAATTGCACCACCTGCTTCACTAATTCGTGAGAACCAGATGTAATCACATGTGTTCTAGTACTTGGTAAAAACCTTAAAGTCAAACAAAATGTGTTATTGCTCACACAATCTTCAGGACTTGCAGTTTCACTGaataattttaatttcaaatcTACATCAGAAAGCAAAGTTCCACTGCTCAGGCAGAGCTCAGAATTGGAGCAGAAAAATCAACTCTGCTGTGCCCACTGCTGCCCAAGGGAAGAGGCACTGGTGGGAACACGAGGCACTCATGCCGAGTTAGGGTCTGTCAGAGGCCCAGTGTTCAAGGTGATGGGGAGACTGAAACCATCATGAACATCAGCAGAAACAAAAACTTACAGCCATCCTCAATAAACCTTTTGCGTTCCCTGATTTATGCTTCAAGCCAAGTAAAGAACAGCTGACAGCATTTCACTTCCCCTTTGGCAAGACAAACCCAACAAAACCATTTGATTTAAAGGCTTTTTATTAGGACCCAGGGGAATGTGCTGCTTAGCCCTCTGTAACAGTCTAGAGCGGGTCACCAGGCCCATGATGGAGGTTGACAGAAGTGCTGAGGGGTGCTCTGCAGCACTCGCCCAAGGCCTGGGAGGAGAGGTGGTGAGGCAACAAGGCTGGTGGGAACTGGTGTTAGCCACAACACTGAGAGCCCAGGGAGAGCCTTCTCCCTTCCTCCCAACTCCACTCAGGGCTGGAGTGTGCCAGGAGGCAGAACACGGCTGGAGGGGGTAGGCCGCAGCGGTGCCGTCTACCCCTGGCTGCACACAGTGCTCCTTCACTTGCTGGCTCTCCACTCTTCTTGCCGTTTAGTGATCAGGTATTTGAAGAACTCATACACAGACCATGCGATGGCCGTGGAGGGGATCTGGTAAATTACTCGTGCCTGCACCCCTCGGAAGTATGCGGTCACCCCGCCTACTTGATATACCGTCCTGAAGGCACTAGCCATGCCTGTGATGTGTCCTGTAatgtttgagttcaaagccagggatTCCTGGGTGTTGAGCAGTGTTTTGCAAACGTCCAGTGGGGTTGTGGCAGCGGCAGCTACAGCTCCTGCACAGGCTCCGGAAAGGAcatgggagctggggttgtaccGTCTCTGGGGGTTAAAGTGCTCCTGCAGGAATTCATAGGTCATGAAGTGGATGGCTTGGAAGGGAACGTTCATGGCTAGCTGGGTGGTGTAGCTGCGGTAAAAGGCTCCAGCCCCTTCATTTTGCCACACTGCCCGTACACAGTCTGTCACCCGGTGGTATGGTGAGTTGTACATCTGCATCCTCTGCTTGATCACTGAGAGTGCCATCAACAAGGAGGAAAATGGAGACAGCAAACAGCCAATGACCGAGAGTATCCAGATTCAGGGTCCCAAATCAGCAGATCAGCCAATGGAATGGAGAGAGAAGACAGTATAAATGAACTAACTACCAGTTAACAGGATAAGTTCACATTTCCCTCTTGAGGCCAGGAGGTAGGCAAAGCCTTGGTAAAGGGTCAAAAAATAATGAGCCCACTCCCAGCAGGATTTCTTTAAAACCAGCCAGTTAGAACACAGGATATATCTACGGCTTAATACCTCTAGAGGGTCTCCTTGGAATGGGTATGTATCTATCAGAACCTTGACCTCAGTGGCAGTGATGTAATGATGAACACAGAACACCAACAATACTAATCCTCAGGTATGAGGAGCACCTTACTCTTTAAACATGAGAATGGTTACTCTCCCTGAGGGGAGGAAGGAAAAGtactaccaaaaagaaaacaagggctggggatgtggctcaagtagtagcgcgctcgcctggcatgcgtgcggcccaggttcgatcctcagcaccacatacaaacaaagatgttatgtccgccgaaaactaaaaaataaatattaaaattctctctctctctccctctcttaaaaaacaacaacaaaaacaaaaacaaaaacaaaacaaacaaacaaacaaacaaaaaacccaagatTTTTAGCCAAAAAGAGTCAGGATTTAGTTTCCAGACATCTTCCACTTCCTCAAGTGGACAACATGGTATGAGTTCTGTCAGTCTCCAGCTTAGGTTTGGCCCTTACCTACGCATGGCCTTGCCCAAACAAAGAACTGGACTATGCTATCCTCTCTTATTTATCTGATTACCTCTTGCTCTCAGTGCACAGTTTTTGGAGAATTTCCCTCAAACTGAGAAGCCAAGAGCCAGGTAGAAATGCAGAGACTGAGCTCTACAATTTAATCTTTCATTTTTATCTCAACTATGTTCTTCCTTCCAAGAAGGTAAGAATTTTAAATGTCAGAATCCATCTTCACCTctttgaagaaaaattaaataatctGCTAAACTTTCAGAAGAGATCAAATTTACTACAAAAGGGACTtccagaaaagcccagggataagCATATAGAGAGGTATCTCTTTTGCAGGGAAGCCCCAAAGATGGATTAAATCCCAATGAATGTTTCCTAAAAATATGGAGTTAGCGCCCTCTGGTGGTAAAATAAAGTAACATGGGAAGACTTCCCACCAAAATTGAAATGCTGTCTTGCTTTTTTCTGCcaacagaaataaagaaaaaacccAGACAGGCAGCTGCAGCTACCCAGAGAGATAGGTTGAGGAATCATTACCTTCCACCGGATTCATGGCTGCATCATGAAGTAATGTTGCCACACACCCGGCTGCACCTGCAAATTAGAGAACAACTGCCACATTTAAGGCCAGGAGAGGCTGACCAATTCACTGAGGCCCAAGTGAAGGCGAGTGGCTGTGCTAAAGCAGTGAGGAAAGGGAATGTTAGGAGCCAGTCCAAAAGGGCACCCGCTGCTCCTAAACTTCAGCTTCAACAAAGATATTTGTTCCCACGAACTTAGGAAAGGTCATCAATGTACATTCCACATCTATCTCAGAAAGGCAAAAACAGCCCAGTTTTTATCAATACAGATGGGCCAAAGAAAAACCTCAGCTTATGCCCCAGCTAGGAAGCAAACCCTCTGCTGCCAAGGGATGCCAGCATATTGACTGCCACCAGTGCAGGGAGATGTGGTGCCAGGTAGTCAGATCTTCACCACAGAATCCTGCCTTCCATCCTGCTGCCCCTGTGCCGCTCGCCCATCTCCAGATCCCAACATTTGTCCATCCAGACCTCTCTTTCATTCCTGAACTACTATATCCCCCACCCTCTCCACACTCAACTTGGTCTTCAGACAATCTTGAAACCCTGGGCTATTATCGCTTCCTTTAATTCCACCCAATCTCCAACCTTCTGGAT encodes the following:
- the Slc25a28 gene encoding mitoferrin-2 isoform X1 codes for the protein MELEGRSAGGVAGGPAAGPGRSPGESALLDGWLQRGVGRGAGGGEAGACRPPVRQDPDSGPDYEALPAGATVTTHMVAGAVAGILEHCVMYPIDCVKTRMQSLQPDPAARYRNVLEALRRIIRTEGLWRPMRGLNVTATGAGPAHALYFACYEKLKKTLSDIIHPGGNSHIANGAAGCVATLLHDAAMNPVEVIKQRMQMYNSPYHRVTDCVRAVWQNEGAGAFYRSYTTQLAMNVPFQAIHFMTYEFLQEHFNPQRRYNPSSHVLSGACAGAVAAAATTPLDVCKTLLNTQESLALNSNITGHITGMASAFRTVYQVGGVTAYFRGVQARVIYQIPSTAIAWSVYEFFKYLITKRQEEWRASK
- the Slc25a28 gene encoding mitoferrin-2 isoform X3, which translates into the protein MQSLQPDPAARYRNVLEALRRIIRTEGLWRPMRGLNVTATGAGPAHALYFACYEKLKKTLSDIIHPGGNSHIANGAAGCVATLLHDAAMNPVEVIKQRMQMYNSPYHRVTDCVRAVWQNEGAGAFYRSYTTQLAMNVPFQAIHFMTYEFLQEHFNPQRRYNPSSHVLSGACAGAVAAAATTPLDVCKTLLNTQESLALNSNITGHITGMASAFRTVYQVGGVTAYFRGVQARVIYQIPSTAIAWSVYEFFKYLITKRQEEWRASK
- the Slc25a28 gene encoding mitoferrin-2 isoform X2, with protein sequence MAIHPSISVVIIGRFGNPDKSQFPFLGLRSKHQTFSIGIGSATQSSENPSQNHLAKSPPASKTRMQSLQPDPAARYRNVLEALRRIIRTEGLWRPMRGLNVTATGAGPAHALYFACYEKLKKTLSDIIHPGGNSHIANGAAGCVATLLHDAAMNPVEVIKQRMQMYNSPYHRVTDCVRAVWQNEGAGAFYRSYTTQLAMNVPFQAIHFMTYEFLQEHFNPQRRYNPSSHVLSGACAGAVAAAATTPLDVCKTLLNTQESLALNSNITGHITGMASAFRTVYQVGGVTAYFRGVQARVIYQIPSTAIAWSVYEFFKYLITKRQEEWRASK